One stretch of Corvus hawaiiensis isolate bCorHaw1 chromosome 1, bCorHaw1.pri.cur, whole genome shotgun sequence DNA includes these proteins:
- the NFE2L3 gene encoding nuclear factor erythroid 2-related factor 3 isoform X1 — protein MAEDVDLKACQGPLDDCCPHQGEDQLELQGEEEEKDINQSNCNHGDSLLSLEGYLQLLSSQVGNMLEVNLLEDPQVATSSRGQDPSPSHHNINLTQTFHNSLSPPDAMLLRTDYPTQSKSRHLQRQEFFPQSSSDTTNPESLFHGSNLTGLFSAADLRNLTAHDDNFDEIKLMSLALEEGFSPIEVSQIFEEPGSDSGLSLNSNHSTTSYSVCCEDAVGYSSSVKSAPSHGLGAVGGHCQENTKHSLVEYPGDTECSTEAMLPQFLHNRTYTQLPSQAASTPQPHQQMWMKKSNKVKDRCHNSTATNRSRDECSAKALRIPFSDDEIVSMSVDSFNTLLAKNQLTETQVSLLRDIRRRGKNKVAAQKCRKRKLNAILNLEEDVCNLQTQKESLKKEHSQCSKSINQIKQKLNNLYHDIFSRLRDDQGRPVNPRQYVIHCSSNGSVLIIPKHLVKSEQKQGNRKEKKQK, from the exons ATGGCGGAG GATGTTGACCTGAAAGCATGTCAGGGACCTTTGGATGACTGCTGCCCACATCAAGGAGAGGATCAGCTGGAACTgcaaggggaggaggaggagaaagacaTAAATCAA AGCAACTGCAACCATGGAGATTCCCTTCTCTCCTTAGAGGGCTATTTACAGCTTCTGTCATCGCAGGTGGGAAACATGCTAGAG GTGAACTTACTGGAAGATCCACAAGTTGCTACTTCTAGTAGAGGTCAAGACCCATCACCCTCACACCACAATATAAATTTGACCCAGACATTTCACAACAGTTTGAGTCCTCCTGATGCAATGCTACTAAGAACAGACTACCCCACTCAATCAAAATCAAGACACTTACAAAGGCAAGAGTTTTTTCCTCAATCAAGCTCTGATACCACAAATCCAGAATCACTATTTCACGGGTCAAATTTGACAGGGCTGTTTTCAGCTGCTGACCTTAGAAATCTAACAGCCCATGATGATAATTTTGATGAAATTAAACTCATGTCTTTGGCTTTGGAGGAAGGCTTTAGTCCTATAGAAGTTTCTCAGATCTTTGAAGAGCCTGGCTCAGATTCAGGACTATCTTTGAATTCAAATCACAGCACCACCTCTTACTCAGTCTGCTGTGAAGATGCTGTTGGGTACAGCAGTAGTGTTAAATCTGCTCCTTCACATGGCTTAGGAGCTGTTGGTGGCCACTGCCAAGAAAACACTAAACACAGCCTTGTGGAATATCCAGGTGATACAGAGTGTTCTACAGAAGCCATGCTTCCACAGTTTCTTCATAATCGCACTTACACTCAGCTGCCAAGTCAAGCAGCATCCACTCCACAGCCTCATCAACAGATGTGGATGAAGAAATCAAACAAAGTAAAGGATAGGTGCCATAATTCTACTGCTACAAACCGGAGCAGAGATGAATGTAGTGCAAAAGCTCTGAGAATACCGTTTTCAGACGATGAAATTGTGAGCATGTCCGTCGACTCTTTCAACACATTGCTAGCAAAGAACCAGCTGACAGAAACTCAGGTATCGCTTCTACGTGACATCAGAcgaagaggaaaaaacaaagtagCTGCCCAAAAATGTCGTAAACGCAAACTGAATGCAATTCTTAACTTGGAAGAAGATGTGTGTAATCTCCAAACACAAAAGGAGAGCCTTAAAAAGGAGCACTCCCAGTGTAGCAAATCAATCAACCagataaagcaaaaattaaacaaCTTGTACCACGACATTTTCAGTAGATTGAGGGATGACCAGGGCAGACCTGTTAACCCACGCCAGTATGTCATTCATTGCAGTAGCAATGGTAGTGTTCTCATAATTCCCAAGCACTTGGTCAAATCTGAACAGAAACAAGgtaacagaaaagagaagaaacaaaaataa
- the NFE2L3 gene encoding nuclear factor erythroid 2-related factor 3 isoform X2, which produces MRMGNVYMEVMGNRVAITIQDVDLKACQGPLDDCCPHQGEDQLELQGEEEEKDINQSNCNHGDSLLSLEGYLQLLSSQVGNMLEVNLLEDPQVATSSRGQDPSPSHHNINLTQTFHNSLSPPDAMLLRTDYPTQSKSRHLQRQEFFPQSSSDTTNPESLFHGSNLTGLFSAADLRNLTAHDDNFDEIKLMSLALEEGFSPIEVSQIFEEPGSDSGLSLNSNHSTTSYSVCCEDAVGYSSSVKSAPSHGLGAVGGHCQENTKHSLVEYPGDTECSTEAMLPQFLHNRTYTQLPSQAASTPQPHQQMWMKKSNKVKDRCHNSTATNRSRDECSAKALRIPFSDDEIVSMSVDSFNTLLAKNQLTETQVSLLRDIRRRGKNKVAAQKCRKRKLNAILNLEEDVCNLQTQKESLKKEHSQCSKSINQIKQKLNNLYHDIFSRLRDDQGRPVNPRQYVIHCSSNGSVLIIPKHLVKSEQKQGNRKEKKQK; this is translated from the exons ATGAGAATGGGTAATGTCTACATGGAAGTGATGGGAAACAGAGTTGCTATTACAATACAG GATGTTGACCTGAAAGCATGTCAGGGACCTTTGGATGACTGCTGCCCACATCAAGGAGAGGATCAGCTGGAACTgcaaggggaggaggaggagaaagacaTAAATCAA AGCAACTGCAACCATGGAGATTCCCTTCTCTCCTTAGAGGGCTATTTACAGCTTCTGTCATCGCAGGTGGGAAACATGCTAGAG GTGAACTTACTGGAAGATCCACAAGTTGCTACTTCTAGTAGAGGTCAAGACCCATCACCCTCACACCACAATATAAATTTGACCCAGACATTTCACAACAGTTTGAGTCCTCCTGATGCAATGCTACTAAGAACAGACTACCCCACTCAATCAAAATCAAGACACTTACAAAGGCAAGAGTTTTTTCCTCAATCAAGCTCTGATACCACAAATCCAGAATCACTATTTCACGGGTCAAATTTGACAGGGCTGTTTTCAGCTGCTGACCTTAGAAATCTAACAGCCCATGATGATAATTTTGATGAAATTAAACTCATGTCTTTGGCTTTGGAGGAAGGCTTTAGTCCTATAGAAGTTTCTCAGATCTTTGAAGAGCCTGGCTCAGATTCAGGACTATCTTTGAATTCAAATCACAGCACCACCTCTTACTCAGTCTGCTGTGAAGATGCTGTTGGGTACAGCAGTAGTGTTAAATCTGCTCCTTCACATGGCTTAGGAGCTGTTGGTGGCCACTGCCAAGAAAACACTAAACACAGCCTTGTGGAATATCCAGGTGATACAGAGTGTTCTACAGAAGCCATGCTTCCACAGTTTCTTCATAATCGCACTTACACTCAGCTGCCAAGTCAAGCAGCATCCACTCCACAGCCTCATCAACAGATGTGGATGAAGAAATCAAACAAAGTAAAGGATAGGTGCCATAATTCTACTGCTACAAACCGGAGCAGAGATGAATGTAGTGCAAAAGCTCTGAGAATACCGTTTTCAGACGATGAAATTGTGAGCATGTCCGTCGACTCTTTCAACACATTGCTAGCAAAGAACCAGCTGACAGAAACTCAGGTATCGCTTCTACGTGACATCAGAcgaagaggaaaaaacaaagtagCTGCCCAAAAATGTCGTAAACGCAAACTGAATGCAATTCTTAACTTGGAAGAAGATGTGTGTAATCTCCAAACACAAAAGGAGAGCCTTAAAAAGGAGCACTCCCAGTGTAGCAAATCAATCAACCagataaagcaaaaattaaacaaCTTGTACCACGACATTTTCAGTAGATTGAGGGATGACCAGGGCAGACCTGTTAACCCACGCCAGTATGTCATTCATTGCAGTAGCAATGGTAGTGTTCTCATAATTCCCAAGCACTTGGTCAAATCTGAACAGAAACAAGgtaacagaaaagagaagaaacaaaaataa